In Streptomyces hawaiiensis, one genomic interval encodes:
- a CDS encoding NUDIX domain-containing protein, producing the protein MTSSPDFAAYIASLPRVLAGAAALFRDGEGRVLLVEPNYREGWALPGGTVESDDGETPRQGARRETAEEIGLDREPGRLLAVDWVHGTGRPPLVAYLYDGGVLSEDELKAIRLQEEELLSWRLVPRDELTAYLPGALGGRVLAALDVLADGSGTAELENGRRVF; encoded by the coding sequence GTGACTTCCTCTCCTGACTTCGCCGCCTACATCGCGTCCCTGCCCCGCGTCCTGGCCGGCGCCGCCGCGCTGTTCCGGGACGGCGAGGGCCGGGTGCTGCTCGTCGAGCCCAACTACCGGGAGGGCTGGGCGCTGCCCGGCGGCACCGTCGAGTCCGACGACGGCGAGACCCCGCGGCAGGGCGCGCGACGCGAGACGGCCGAGGAGATCGGCCTGGACCGGGAGCCCGGCCGGCTGCTGGCGGTGGACTGGGTGCACGGCACGGGCCGTCCGCCGCTGGTGGCGTATCTGTACGACGGTGGGGTGCTGAGCGAGGACGAGCTCAAGGCGATCCGCCTCCAGGAGGAGGAGCTGCTGTCCTGGCGGCTGGTTCCGCGCGATGAGCTGACCGCCTATCTGCCGGGTGCCCTCGGCGGCCGTGTCCTGGCCGCCCTCGACGTTCTGGCCGACGGGTCGGGCACGGCGGAGCTGGAGAACGGCCGGCGGGTGTTCTGA
- a CDS encoding ADP-ribosylglycohydrolase family protein, protein MTPASTETDLANRILGGWQGRIAGNMLGKPVEQGEVWTRERIDRYLRQAAALPLTDYLPEPISEHDGFELRPEWRQCVRGRIHGSCRDDDVDYAILGLDLLETHGFGFSTEQVGDLWLLRLPYLQTFTAERAAYRNLANGLKPPLTATYDNPYQEWIGALIRADIFGWTCPGVPRRAALLARRDAVLSHTGNGVYGAMWAAALIAAAFTAPTVRHAVDEALAVIPASSRLARTVRRVVSLHDTRMSWEDTLTTVAEETTGMGWIHTVPNAAVLTAGLLYGDGDFTRTITLTVRGGLDTDSNGATAGSVAGVFGGAAAIPDKWTVPLEDTVRSAVFGFDGVRISELAERTLRLAEPAA, encoded by the coding sequence ATGACCCCCGCAAGCACCGAGACAGACCTGGCGAACCGCATCCTCGGCGGCTGGCAGGGCCGCATCGCGGGCAACATGCTCGGCAAGCCGGTCGAGCAGGGCGAGGTGTGGACCCGCGAGCGCATCGACCGCTACCTCAGGCAGGCCGCCGCCCTCCCCCTCACCGACTACCTGCCCGAGCCGATCAGCGAGCACGACGGCTTCGAGCTGCGCCCGGAATGGCGCCAGTGCGTCCGCGGCCGCATCCACGGCAGCTGCCGTGACGACGACGTCGACTACGCGATCCTCGGCCTCGACCTGCTGGAGACCCACGGCTTCGGCTTCAGCACCGAGCAGGTCGGCGACCTGTGGCTGCTGCGGCTGCCGTATCTGCAGACGTTCACCGCCGAGCGGGCCGCGTACCGCAACCTCGCCAATGGGCTGAAGCCGCCGCTGACGGCGACGTACGACAACCCGTACCAGGAGTGGATCGGCGCCCTCATCCGCGCCGACATCTTCGGCTGGACCTGCCCGGGCGTCCCGCGCCGCGCCGCCCTGCTGGCCCGGCGGGACGCGGTGCTGTCGCACACCGGCAACGGGGTCTACGGGGCGATGTGGGCGGCGGCGCTGATCGCGGCGGCGTTCACCGCACCCACCGTGCGGCACGCCGTCGACGAGGCCCTGGCGGTGATCCCGGCGAGCAGCCGCCTCGCCCGCACGGTACGCCGGGTGGTCTCCCTGCACGACACCCGGATGTCCTGGGAGGACACGCTCACCACGGTCGCCGAGGAGACCACCGGCATGGGCTGGATCCACACCGTGCCGAACGCGGCCGTCCTCACCGCCGGTCTGCTCTATGGCGACGGCGACTTCACGCGCACCATCACCCTGACCGTCCGCGGAGGCCTGGACACCGACTCCAACGGCGCGACCGCGGGTTCGGTGGCCGGCGTGTTCGGCGGGGCGGCGGCCATCCCCGACAAGTGGACGGTCCCGCTGGAGGACACGGTCCGCAGCGCGGTGTTCGGTTTCGACGGGGTGCGGATCAGCGAACTGGCGGAGCGGACGCTGCGGCTGGCGGAGCCGGCGGCCTGA
- a CDS encoding bleomycin resistance protein, with translation MPEKTIPILPCRTLQPVLDFYTALGFEVTYQQRSPNPYAVVERGGIELQFFAMKQYEPTVSFSTCYVLTDDVDGLYQAFRAGLKETYGRVPTRGLPRVGPLKDMSYGVRQFLMTDPGGNCVRVGQRTGQERHHGPAPEETFARALHFASLLADSKGDAAGAAKVIDRVLCLTDETPTRVQLLQLLVLRADVAGRLGDEEASATALARAAALDLAEAERDRGRDALTRLADLRSPPLP, from the coding sequence ATGCCGGAGAAGACGATCCCGATCCTGCCGTGCCGCACCCTCCAGCCCGTCCTCGACTTCTACACCGCCCTCGGATTCGAGGTGACGTACCAGCAGCGCAGCCCCAACCCCTACGCGGTCGTGGAACGCGGCGGCATCGAGCTGCAGTTCTTCGCGATGAAGCAGTACGAGCCGACCGTGTCGTTCAGCACCTGCTACGTCCTGACCGACGACGTCGACGGCCTCTACCAGGCATTCCGGGCCGGGCTCAAGGAGACGTACGGAAGGGTCCCCACCCGGGGCCTGCCCCGGGTCGGGCCGCTCAAGGACATGTCGTACGGCGTGCGGCAGTTCCTCATGACCGACCCCGGAGGCAACTGCGTCCGCGTCGGGCAGCGCACGGGCCAGGAGCGCCACCACGGGCCCGCCCCCGAGGAGACGTTCGCGCGGGCCCTGCACTTCGCGTCGCTGCTGGCGGACTCCAAGGGGGACGCGGCGGGCGCCGCCAAGGTCATCGACCGGGTGCTGTGCCTGACGGACGAGACACCGACGCGCGTCCAGCTGCTTCAGCTCCTCGTGCTGCGCGCGGACGTAGCGGGACGGCTCGGCGACGAAGAGGCGTCCGCGACCGCCCTCGCCCGCGCCGCCGCGCTCGACCTCGCCGAAGCCGAACGCGACCGGGGCCGCGACGCGCTCACACGCCTGGCGGACCTGCGGAGCCCGCCTCTGCCGTGA
- a CDS encoding SIR2 family NAD-dependent protein deacylase: MAKPLVALLTGAGISTDSGISDYRGLNGLWRRDPEAEKLVTYEYYMGDAEIRRRSWRMRRENRTLRAEPNAAHRAVAELERSGVPVRVITQNVDGLHQLAGMPARKVLELHGTARSFVCTGCHARGPMADALARVEAGEDDPPCRECGGILKPATVMFGERLDPVVLGQAVAISKGCQIFVAVGTSLQVQPAAGLAGVAADHGARLIIVNAEPTPYDDRADELVRDPIGTALPEVLRGLTAEAGSAGPPGV; encoded by the coding sequence ATGGCCAAGCCCCTTGTCGCCCTGCTCACCGGTGCCGGCATCAGCACCGACTCCGGGATTTCCGACTACCGCGGGTTGAACGGACTGTGGCGGCGGGACCCCGAGGCCGAGAAGCTCGTCACGTACGAGTACTACATGGGTGACGCGGAGATCCGCCGCCGCTCCTGGCGGATGCGGCGGGAGAACCGGACGCTGCGGGCGGAGCCCAACGCCGCGCACCGGGCGGTCGCCGAGCTGGAGCGGTCCGGTGTGCCGGTGCGGGTGATCACCCAGAACGTGGACGGTCTGCACCAGCTCGCCGGGATGCCCGCCCGCAAGGTGCTCGAACTGCACGGTACGGCGCGGAGTTTCGTCTGCACCGGCTGCCACGCCCGCGGCCCGATGGCGGACGCGCTCGCCCGGGTCGAGGCCGGTGAGGACGACCCGCCCTGCCGGGAGTGCGGCGGGATCCTGAAGCCGGCGACGGTGATGTTCGGCGAGCGGCTCGACCCCGTCGTCCTCGGTCAGGCGGTCGCCATCAGCAAGGGCTGCCAGATCTTCGTCGCCGTCGGCACGTCTCTTCAGGTCCAGCCCGCCGCCGGTCTCGCCGGGGTCGCCGCCGACCACGGCGCCCGGCTGATCATCGTCAACGCCGAGCCGACGCCGTACGACGACCGTGCCGACGAGCTCGTCCGCGATCCGATCGGCACGGCGCTGCCGGAGGTGCTGCGCGGCCTCACGGCAGAGGCGGGCTCCGCAGGTCCGCCAGGCGTGTGA
- a CDS encoding methylated-DNA--[protein]-cysteine S-methyltransferase, producing MKQHTVTDSPYGPLTLVADDGVLCGLYMTDQRHRPPEETFGTRDDTLFAEAEEQLKAYFAGDLEEFTVELRLNGTPFQRTVWDELRRIPYGETRTYGQLADALGTPTASRAVGLANGRNPIGIIVPCHRVIGASGSLTGYGGGLERKQRLLDFERGAALF from the coding sequence ATGAAGCAGCACACCGTGACCGACAGCCCGTACGGCCCCCTCACCCTCGTCGCCGACGACGGGGTCCTGTGCGGCCTGTACATGACCGACCAGCGCCACCGCCCGCCGGAGGAGACCTTCGGCACCCGCGACGACACCCTCTTCGCGGAGGCGGAGGAGCAGCTGAAGGCCTACTTCGCGGGCGACCTCGAGGAGTTCACGGTCGAACTCCGCCTGAACGGCACCCCGTTCCAGCGCACCGTCTGGGACGAACTGCGCCGCATCCCGTACGGCGAGACCCGCACCTACGGCCAACTGGCCGACGCCCTCGGCACCCCCACCGCCTCCCGCGCGGTGGGCCTGGCCAACGGCCGCAATCCCATCGGCATCATCGTGCCGTGCCATCGGGTGATCGGGGCGAGCGGGAGCCTGACGGGATACGGCGGCGGGCTGGAGCGCAAGCAGCGCCTGCTGGACTTCGAACGCGGAGCCGCCCTTTTCTGA